One part of the Coffea eugenioides isolate CCC68of chromosome 10, Ceug_1.0, whole genome shotgun sequence genome encodes these proteins:
- the LOC113749609 gene encoding uncharacterized protein LOC113749609 — MAVSFGKGLLVLLLTLVATLAISQAETVVVGGSQGWRYGYNYNNWAKNHGAFFLGDTLVFKYGPPSKISRPHSVYLLPNLYSFLTCDFRGATRLAGLNQGRGNGFSYVLNQVRPNYFASGEGDDCEKGLMKFVAIPLYRPPFP, encoded by the exons ATGGCCGTCAGCTTTGGCAAAGGATTGCTTGTCCTCCTCCTAACCTTAGTAGCCACCTTGGCAATTAGCCAAGCTGAAACAGTTGTTGTTGGAGGGTCTCAGGGATGGCGCTACGGCTACAATTACAATAATTGGGCAAAGAATCACGGTGCCTTTTTCCTCGGCGACACACTAG TGTTCAAGTATGGTCCTCCTAGCAAAATCTCGAGGCCTCACAGCGTGTACCTGCTGCCAAACCTGTACAGCTTCTTGACATGCGATTTTAGGGGCGCAACCCGGTTGGCAGGTCTGAATCAAGGACGTGGAAATGGCTTCTCCTACGTGCTAAATCAGGTCAGACCTAACTACTTTGCTAGCGGAGAGGGCGACGACTGCGAGAAAGGATTGATGAAATTCGTTGCCATACCTCTGTATCGTCCTCCATTCCCCTGA